The nucleotide window CTTAGCTGAAACGAGTTTAAGGATTAAATCTATAGCCAATATTCATGAGTTACTCTACAATGAAGAAAGCTTGTCGGATATCCCTTTTAAACAATATGTTCATCAGCTTGGTATAGAAATAATTTCAAGTATGACTATGCCTCAAGCGGTTGAGTTTGAAGTGAATATGGACGACATCAATGTGAACATTAACCAAGCCATACCGCTTGGAATCCTTTTTAATGAGTTAATAACAAACTCACTAAAATATGCCTTCGATGATCATGATGATGCGCTCATTAGCATCTCTATTGATTATGAAAACGGTGAGTATTCTGTTAGCTATTGTGATAATGGCCCAGGTTTCGAAGAAGCTAATTTTGAACGAACTAATTCCTTGGGGACCACTTTAATTCGTACACTACTTGCTCAATTAGACGCAGATTACTCCATCAATTCAGATAATCAATTTAGATTAGACTTTAAGTTTAAAGAAGTTGTAAGTGGAGCTCATGGCAACTTAACCGAAGTGCCTCAACAGTAATCGAATTGATTAACTAAAAGCAGACACTTCAGTATCACTCATGCTATTGAAAGTGAACTCCAATCTAAATCTATTATTAGTATCTACTTTATAACTCGCCTCAAGCTGCATAATTTGGGAATGAATTAGATTCAATCCTAAGTTAGTAGGGATATTGAAGTCGGTATCTTCAGGGAAACCAACCCCATCATCTTCATAAACGATATTAACGGCTTCTTCGTCGTGCGTAAGAGTAACAGAGATCTTACCTTCTTTTCTTCCTACAAATGCGTATTTGAATGAATTGGTAAATAGTTCATTTAATAATAGTCCTAATGGAATGGCTTGATTGATATTCATATTAAACTCTTCAATATGAATATCGAATGTCACGTCTTTGTTATAATCTTGCATGGTTGATGCAATAGCCGGTATCAACAGATCTAAATATTCATTGATATTAACAGATGATAAATCGGGTGATTTATACATCAGTTCATGTACCATGGCAATGGAAATTACACGATTGATGCTTTGTTCGAATGGTAACTTGAGTTCTTCATCATCCACTTCACGGCTTTGCAGCTGAAGTAAGCCTGAAACAATGGCGAGGTTATTTTTCACTCTGTGATGGATCTCAGAAAGTAAGGTGGCTTTTTCTTTGGCATTATTCTCTAAAGCTGTCTGAGTTTCCACTTGTTGGGTCACATCTTGTACAAACCCTTCAAGTTTTTCGGTTCCGTTTCCACCCTTAACAGCCATTCCCTTTTCGAGCATCCATCGTATTTCACCACTCTTGGTTTTAATGCGATAGCGTAGCTCGAATCGCTTTCCTTCCTTAACGGCTTCTTGTACGGTTTTCCACACTCTTTCCCTGTCTTCAGGAAGAATAATATCGGCATATGCAATATCTTTATTTCCAACGATCTCTTCAGATGCATAACCCAGTATGTCCTTGCAAGCATCACTTAGGTAGGTCATGGTCCAACCTTCATCATTTCTACATCGGTACACAAAACCTGGCAAGTTACTTATTAGGTTAGCCAGTTTTCGCTCGCTATTTACGATGGCCAATTCATTTTTACGCCGTTCTGTAACATCCTCTACAAGAGACATCACTGTTATTACATTGCCATCGTCATCTTTAATTACTGAATTGTACCATAAGCAATCTATAAGGTCGCCAGATTTAGTATAATTTCTATTGTATGAGGTGTTCCCTTCTACTTCACCACTTTGTAAATTATTCCCTACTTCTTTCGTCTTGTCTAAATCAGCTTCATAGATTAAATCATATGCACTTGTACCTAGAATCTCATCTGCTGTCCATCCGAAAATTTCTTCGCAGCGCTTAGTCCACCCAATAATATTTAAGTCGCTATCGTATTCAACAACCCCCAATGGTGAGTTATCTAGATGGGTTTGCAGCTCTTTTAATACTCTTTTTAGTTCATTTTCTGCTTGTGTTTTTGCACTTAGATCAAGTCCAACTCCAAGTAAACACTTCTCGCCTTTATAATCGATTGCCGCACCCGTAAAGTAATACGGGGTGAGCCCCCCATTTTTTGTTTTTAAAAGTGCTTCAACAGTATCTTCACCACTAACAAATACATTTTGAATTCTAGACGTCAATAATTCATGATCCTCTTCCCTAAAGAAATTTAAAGGATGGGCTTTTTTCATTGCCTCAGAATCAAACCCAGTCACTTTTTCGAAATTTGTATTCCATCTATAATAATGCCCTTCCTGATTAAAGAGATAAAAGATACCTGGTAAGCTTTCTATGATGGTATCCGATAATTGTTTCTCTGCTACAATTTCGGTTTCAGCTAGTTTGCGTTTCGTTACATTGGTAACATAGGCTGTAATACCTACCACCTCACCTTCTTGAGAATAAATAGGTGAGAATCTATTATCCCAGAATTGAGATACTCCTTCTTCTAAATCGAATTGGCTTGAATAATCAAAATATTCACCATTCAAGGCTCTATCAAAATCACTTTTCAGTTTCGCCTTCATATCCTCGTCGGTAACTATTTCAAGCATATTCATACCTACCTGGATATCAACACCCCAAATGTATTTTGCTAATTGCTTATGTACACTGTTAAAGGCTAGATAATTGTATTCCGAGTCTACAGAAAAAATCACCATCTCTCGGGGACTTTCTAGTACAGAGGTAAGAATTTCAGAGTTTCTCTTATGCTGAGCCGTACTTTCCATTAACAGTCTAGACTTTTCATTAACTAAGCGGCGTAATTGAAAAGGCTTTTTAAATGATTGTATTGCTAAATAACCGATTAAGATGGAGCATATTATTGAAAGAACAAGCAAGATTATAAGACTATTAAATGCTTGATCCTTACCTACATATGTAGCATATAATTTCCAATCTCCCTCTGGAAATTCAACTTGTTCAACATTTTCTAACTCAACTTCTTTATTTACGGGGAGGAAAAATTCTTCTTCAAAAGTATTAGGGTTTACTTTTGAGAGCTGGAAATAATATTGATGCTCGGCTAATGCATTCATTCCAGAACTTTCTACCAAATTATCTAGCGAAATAATTACGGCTGAAAAGCCCCAGAGTTCATCTTGGATAAAGATTGGTAAACGTCCTAAAACGGCCTTCCCCCCTTGCCTTAACTCTATAGGTCCTGCAAAATACATGGTGCGAGATTCAGCAGCTTTAAGCACCTCACGGTTAACTTTTGGATCGCTAGCTATATCATAGCCTAGAACAGATTCATTTCCTTCTAAGGGATATACATATTCGATAACACCATCTGGAACTAATTCAAGTATGTCTACATACTTATTATTCTCTATTAGTTTTTGGGCAACTTCTTCAAAATCACGAACCGTACCATCGGCTTGTACTGTAAGTGCCAAACTTAGAGCCATATTATAACTCTCTTGTATTGTTTGCTCTAAGTTCTGTTCAACCAGCTCTACAACAGTATTAGTAGCCCGACGTTGTTCCTCTTTCAGTACTTGAACGCGAAGTGTAGATATGGATACACAAAAGATTAGAACAACACATCCTATCAGTACACCTTTGAAACTTGGGGTATTCCAAAGCTTTAAGTCTTTTTCAATTTCAGCCATTAATATCTCGTTGCAATAATCTCACTAGTCCTTTATCGGAAACAATAAAACCTATTTAAGCTACTACTTTTTATTGGGTTCAGTAAAGTTTCAGCTCCTTGGGCAATAAAATAGCTTTTCATTTTTTTACAATGAAACCTATTCTTAAATATTTTTCTACGTCAAAAAGTTCAATTCTAAATCTAGTAAATCAACGATTTTATATTCTATAGATAGAAGTTGAGTAATTTTATTACCATCTACACACTTCTCTTTACTCCCTCCTTTTTTAAACTCAGGTAATTCAAGATTCAACTTTTGAGCGACCTCACTATAGTACACACTTTTAGTTGGGTGATGTGGACTGCATACATTTACAATCTCCTGAGTAATTCTATTAGATATAGCCTTCTCAACCATTCGAATAATATCATCAGAGTGAATTAAATTTACGGGAGCCTCTCCATTTATAATCCCTGTACGGCCCGCTAAATACTTAA belongs to Balneola vulgaris DSM 17893 and includes:
- a CDS encoding PAS domain S-box protein; amino-acid sequence: MAEIEKDLKLWNTPSFKGVLIGCVVLIFCVSISTLRVQVLKEEQRRATNTVVELVEQNLEQTIQESYNMALSLALTVQADGTVRDFEEVAQKLIENNKYVDILELVPDGVIEYVYPLEGNESVLGYDIASDPKVNREVLKAAESRTMYFAGPIELRQGGKAVLGRLPIFIQDELWGFSAVIISLDNLVESSGMNALAEHQYYFQLSKVNPNTFEEEFFLPVNKEVELENVEQVEFPEGDWKLYATYVGKDQAFNSLIILLVLSIICSILIGYLAIQSFKKPFQLRRLVNEKSRLLMESTAQHKRNSEILTSVLESPREMVIFSVDSEYNYLAFNSVHKQLAKYIWGVDIQVGMNMLEIVTDEDMKAKLKSDFDRALNGEYFDYSSQFDLEEGVSQFWDNRFSPIYSQEGEVVGITAYVTNVTKRKLAETEIVAEKQLSDTIIESLPGIFYLFNQEGHYYRWNTNFEKVTGFDSEAMKKAHPLNFFREEDHELLTSRIQNVFVSGEDTVEALLKTKNGGLTPYYFTGAAIDYKGEKCLLGVGLDLSAKTQAENELKRVLKELQTHLDNSPLGVVEYDSDLNIIGWTKRCEEIFGWTADEILGTSAYDLIYEADLDKTKEVGNNLQSGEVEGNTSYNRNYTKSGDLIDCLWYNSVIKDDDGNVITVMSLVEDVTERRKNELAIVNSERKLANLISNLPGFVYRCRNDEGWTMTYLSDACKDILGYASEEIVGNKDIAYADIILPEDRERVWKTVQEAVKEGKRFELRYRIKTKSGEIRWMLEKGMAVKGGNGTEKLEGFVQDVTQQVETQTALENNAKEKATLLSEIHHRVKNNLAIVSGLLQLQSREVDDEELKLPFEQSINRVISIAMVHELMYKSPDLSSVNINEYLDLLIPAIASTMQDYNKDVTFDIHIEEFNMNINQAIPLGLLLNELFTNSFKYAFVGRKEGKISVTLTHDEEAVNIVYEDDGVGFPEDTDFNIPTNLGLNLIHSQIMQLEASYKVDTNNRFRLEFTFNSMSDTEVSAFS